A single region of the Chelonia mydas isolate rCheMyd1 chromosome 4, rCheMyd1.pri.v2, whole genome shotgun sequence genome encodes:
- the LOC102947471 gene encoding protein FAM47A isoform X1 produces MYQGKMPSKYFQEHNKRKFSDSLNSQRWRFLKSGLDDFRSGFPPPSDNIFICGTKGPVPIVLRNPASDASRMAQQKGRRKCTKTQVSPSKLSPLQKSRRDHIAQTEYCLIQHPLALYPHLEESVPPELFEEVVGILDPEMRLNREGGYEDCDRESHTPQQVLYQLEDGKSKEACPRSSALSKESKDKNPQCTYLSKKEVAAREKEASLSYIPPLDENVRRVTKEFCDWVASLGGEKYKVDEATILSLFDTGYETKLVLSVPIHVVELNNVPAELRKYVGVSPPLTAVKSPLRTRCHPGLAKGPSQPKWEKIRYGAWYLEPKTWRKQRANEPLEDPNTAVDAFQNLRNQFGEKEAELMQLHGTHAFKEFLERKGYRKPEFLLRMLAAGDANGAQEWTSKGYKNESLKRPEGIREGSSSTIVN; encoded by the exons GTACCAGGGGAAAATGCCATCTAAGTACTTTCAGGAACACAACAAACGGAAGTTCTCGGATTCCCTTAACAGCCAGCGCTGGAGATTCTTGAAAAGTGGCCTGGACGATTTCAGAAGCGGCTTCCCTCCGCCATCTGACAACATCTTCATCTGTGGCACAAAGGGGCCCGTACCGATTGTTCTGCGTAATCCCGCATCTGATGCTTCACGCATGGCccagcagaagggaaggaggaagtgCACCAAAACCCAAGTCAGCCCTTCCAAGCTCAGTCCATTGCAGAAATCCAGGCGGGATCACATTGCACAGACAGAATACTGCCTGATCCAACACCCCCTAGCACTCTACCCTCATCTGGAAGAAAGCGTCCCTCCAGAG CTTTTCGAAGAGGTTGTGGGCATCCTGGATCCTGAGATGCGCTTGAATAGGGAAGGTGGATATGAGGATTGTGACCGGGAGAGCCACACTCCTCAGCAAGTGCTGTATCAGCTGGAGGATGGGAAAAGTAAAGAGGCATGTCCCAGGTCATCAGCACT TAGCAAAGAGTCCAAAGACAAGAATCCGCAGTGCACCTACCTGTCCAAGAAAGAGGTAGCAGCAAGGGAAAAGGAGGCCAGTCTGAGCTACATTCCTCCCCTGGATGAGAACGTAAGGCGAGTGACTAAGGAGTTTTGTGACTGGGTGGCTTCTTTG GGAGGAGAAAAATACAAAGTGGATGAAGCCACCATTCTGAGCTTGTTTGACACTGGATATGAAACCAAGCTGGTGCTGTCTGTGCCCATCCATGTTGTGGAACTAAACAACgtgccagcagagctgagaaagTATGTGGGTGTTTCACCTCCACTGACTGCTGTCAAGAGTCCTCTTCGTACCAGGTGCCATCCAGGCCTTGCCAAG GGTCCATCCCAACCAAAATGGGAGAAGATCAGGTATGGAGCCTGGTACCTTGAACCAAAAACATGGAGAAAACAGAGAGCAAACGAACCTTTAGAGGATCCAAACACAGCAGTTGATGCCTTTCAGAATTTAAGGAACCAGTTTGGTGAAAAG GAGGCAGAGCTCATGCAGCTCCATGGAACACACGCTTTTAAGGAATTCCTCGAAAGGAAGGGCTACCGGAAGCCTGAG ttCCTTCTGCGGATGCTGGCTGCAGGGGATGCTAATGGAGCACAAGAGTGGACTTCAAAGGGCTACAAGAATGAGTCTCTGAAGAGACCCGAGGGGATCAGAGAAGGATCTTCCTCCACAATTGTTAATTAA
- the LOC102947471 gene encoding protein FAM47A isoform X2, giving the protein MYQGKMPSKYFQEHNKRKFSDSLNSQRWRFLKSGLDDFRSGFPPPSDNIFICGTKGPVPIVLRNPASDASRMAQQKGRRKCTKTQVSPSKLSPLQKSRRDHIAQTEYCLIQHPLALYPHLEESVPPELFEEVVGILDPEMRLNREGGYEDCDRESHTPQQVLYQLEDGKSKEACPRSSALKESKDKNPQCTYLSKKEVAAREKEASLSYIPPLDENVRRVTKEFCDWVASLGGEKYKVDEATILSLFDTGYETKLVLSVPIHVVELNNVPAELRKYVGVSPPLTAVKSPLRTRCHPGLAKGPSQPKWEKIRYGAWYLEPKTWRKQRANEPLEDPNTAVDAFQNLRNQFGEKEAELMQLHGTHAFKEFLERKGYRKPEFLLRMLAAGDANGAQEWTSKGYKNESLKRPEGIREGSSSTIVN; this is encoded by the exons GTACCAGGGGAAAATGCCATCTAAGTACTTTCAGGAACACAACAAACGGAAGTTCTCGGATTCCCTTAACAGCCAGCGCTGGAGATTCTTGAAAAGTGGCCTGGACGATTTCAGAAGCGGCTTCCCTCCGCCATCTGACAACATCTTCATCTGTGGCACAAAGGGGCCCGTACCGATTGTTCTGCGTAATCCCGCATCTGATGCTTCACGCATGGCccagcagaagggaaggaggaagtgCACCAAAACCCAAGTCAGCCCTTCCAAGCTCAGTCCATTGCAGAAATCCAGGCGGGATCACATTGCACAGACAGAATACTGCCTGATCCAACACCCCCTAGCACTCTACCCTCATCTGGAAGAAAGCGTCCCTCCAGAG CTTTTCGAAGAGGTTGTGGGCATCCTGGATCCTGAGATGCGCTTGAATAGGGAAGGTGGATATGAGGATTGTGACCGGGAGAGCCACACTCCTCAGCAAGTGCTGTATCAGCTGGAGGATGGGAAAAGTAAAGAGGCATGTCCCAGGTCATCAGCACT CAAAGAGTCCAAAGACAAGAATCCGCAGTGCACCTACCTGTCCAAGAAAGAGGTAGCAGCAAGGGAAAAGGAGGCCAGTCTGAGCTACATTCCTCCCCTGGATGAGAACGTAAGGCGAGTGACTAAGGAGTTTTGTGACTGGGTGGCTTCTTTG GGAGGAGAAAAATACAAAGTGGATGAAGCCACCATTCTGAGCTTGTTTGACACTGGATATGAAACCAAGCTGGTGCTGTCTGTGCCCATCCATGTTGTGGAACTAAACAACgtgccagcagagctgagaaagTATGTGGGTGTTTCACCTCCACTGACTGCTGTCAAGAGTCCTCTTCGTACCAGGTGCCATCCAGGCCTTGCCAAG GGTCCATCCCAACCAAAATGGGAGAAGATCAGGTATGGAGCCTGGTACCTTGAACCAAAAACATGGAGAAAACAGAGAGCAAACGAACCTTTAGAGGATCCAAACACAGCAGTTGATGCCTTTCAGAATTTAAGGAACCAGTTTGGTGAAAAG GAGGCAGAGCTCATGCAGCTCCATGGAACACACGCTTTTAAGGAATTCCTCGAAAGGAAGGGCTACCGGAAGCCTGAG ttCCTTCTGCGGATGCTGGCTGCAGGGGATGCTAATGGAGCACAAGAGTGGACTTCAAAGGGCTACAAGAATGAGTCTCTGAAGAGACCCGAGGGGATCAGAGAAGGATCTTCCTCCACAATTGTTAATTAA
- the LOC102947471 gene encoding protein FAM47A isoform X3 yields the protein MPSKYFQEHNKRKFSDSLNSQRWRFLKSGLDDFRSGFPPPSDNIFICGTKGPVPIVLRNPASDASRMAQQKGRRKCTKTQVSPSKLSPLQKSRRDHIAQTEYCLIQHPLALYPHLEESVPPELFEEVVGILDPEMRLNREGGYEDCDRESHTPQQVLYQLEDGKSKEACPRSSALSKESKDKNPQCTYLSKKEVAAREKEASLSYIPPLDENVRRVTKEFCDWVASLGGEKYKVDEATILSLFDTGYETKLVLSVPIHVVELNNVPAELRKYVGVSPPLTAVKSPLRTRCHPGLAKGPSQPKWEKIRYGAWYLEPKTWRKQRANEPLEDPNTAVDAFQNLRNQFGEKEAELMQLHGTHAFKEFLERKGYRKPEFLLRMLAAGDANGAQEWTSKGYKNESLKRPEGIREGSSSTIVN from the exons ATGCCATCTAAGTACTTTCAGGAACACAACAAACGGAAGTTCTCGGATTCCCTTAACAGCCAGCGCTGGAGATTCTTGAAAAGTGGCCTGGACGATTTCAGAAGCGGCTTCCCTCCGCCATCTGACAACATCTTCATCTGTGGCACAAAGGGGCCCGTACCGATTGTTCTGCGTAATCCCGCATCTGATGCTTCACGCATGGCccagcagaagggaaggaggaagtgCACCAAAACCCAAGTCAGCCCTTCCAAGCTCAGTCCATTGCAGAAATCCAGGCGGGATCACATTGCACAGACAGAATACTGCCTGATCCAACACCCCCTAGCACTCTACCCTCATCTGGAAGAAAGCGTCCCTCCAGAG CTTTTCGAAGAGGTTGTGGGCATCCTGGATCCTGAGATGCGCTTGAATAGGGAAGGTGGATATGAGGATTGTGACCGGGAGAGCCACACTCCTCAGCAAGTGCTGTATCAGCTGGAGGATGGGAAAAGTAAAGAGGCATGTCCCAGGTCATCAGCACT TAGCAAAGAGTCCAAAGACAAGAATCCGCAGTGCACCTACCTGTCCAAGAAAGAGGTAGCAGCAAGGGAAAAGGAGGCCAGTCTGAGCTACATTCCTCCCCTGGATGAGAACGTAAGGCGAGTGACTAAGGAGTTTTGTGACTGGGTGGCTTCTTTG GGAGGAGAAAAATACAAAGTGGATGAAGCCACCATTCTGAGCTTGTTTGACACTGGATATGAAACCAAGCTGGTGCTGTCTGTGCCCATCCATGTTGTGGAACTAAACAACgtgccagcagagctgagaaagTATGTGGGTGTTTCACCTCCACTGACTGCTGTCAAGAGTCCTCTTCGTACCAGGTGCCATCCAGGCCTTGCCAAG GGTCCATCCCAACCAAAATGGGAGAAGATCAGGTATGGAGCCTGGTACCTTGAACCAAAAACATGGAGAAAACAGAGAGCAAACGAACCTTTAGAGGATCCAAACACAGCAGTTGATGCCTTTCAGAATTTAAGGAACCAGTTTGGTGAAAAG GAGGCAGAGCTCATGCAGCTCCATGGAACACACGCTTTTAAGGAATTCCTCGAAAGGAAGGGCTACCGGAAGCCTGAG ttCCTTCTGCGGATGCTGGCTGCAGGGGATGCTAATGGAGCACAAGAGTGGACTTCAAAGGGCTACAAGAATGAGTCTCTGAAGAGACCCGAGGGGATCAGAGAAGGATCTTCCTCCACAATTGTTAATTAA